A DNA window from Akkermansiaceae bacterium contains the following coding sequences:
- a CDS encoding HAMP domain-containing protein, which produces MKPTRSLRWRIQLWHGVFLAAVLAGLGFAAWQYERQKGLQRIDDDLDRRLTVLFDSVPPRQGGRPGGPPPRRGEDGNDGYDRPPRGGPPPHRRGGGRPPELRFSDAERALFKDTHYFTTFNPEGRVLDRSDNSPANLQPPSRGDATTEASGTRTVANRRERFMFMPQGECLLVGCPLDAEQASLRHYALVLAGIESGILLLGLAGGWWMTSRALRPLAAIRATATDISAGRLDRRIDLPRDGSELGELAALLDDTFGKLEASFARQARFTSDAAHELRTPLSVVISQAQMALRGEREPAEYREMFEASLRGAKRMQSLTQALLELARLDNGAVTAARTPCDLAELAEEAISLVSGAAEEHGITIVRDLSPAPCPADSESVLRVIVNLLNNAIAHGGSPVIIATSATADAAILTVTDRGPGIPEKHLPHLFERFYRADESRNRKTGGTGLGLAICKAITDAHGGSLAVASVIGDGTVFTVTLPVE; this is translated from the coding sequence ATGAAACCCACCCGTTCACTGCGCTGGCGCATCCAGCTCTGGCACGGCGTGTTTCTGGCCGCGGTGCTGGCCGGGCTGGGCTTCGCCGCGTGGCAGTATGAAAGGCAGAAGGGCCTGCAACGCATCGACGATGACCTGGACCGCCGGCTGACCGTCCTGTTCGATTCCGTGCCGCCGCGCCAGGGTGGACGCCCCGGCGGCCCGCCGCCACGACGCGGTGAGGACGGCAATGACGGCTACGACCGACCGCCGCGCGGTGGCCCTCCCCCCCACCGCCGCGGTGGTGGCCGCCCGCCGGAACTCCGCTTCAGCGATGCGGAGCGGGCGCTGTTCAAGGACACCCACTACTTCACGACCTTCAATCCGGAAGGCCGCGTGCTGGACCGCTCCGACAACTCCCCCGCCAACCTCCAGCCGCCGTCCCGCGGAGACGCGACCACGGAGGCGTCCGGCACCCGCACGGTGGCCAACCGCCGGGAGCGTTTCATGTTCATGCCGCAGGGCGAGTGCCTGCTGGTCGGCTGCCCGCTGGATGCGGAACAGGCATCGCTCAGGCACTACGCCCTCGTGCTCGCCGGGATCGAGTCCGGCATCCTCCTGCTCGGCCTGGCCGGTGGCTGGTGGATGACCTCCCGCGCGCTGCGTCCGCTGGCCGCCATCCGCGCCACCGCCACCGACATTTCCGCAGGCCGCCTGGACCGCCGGATCGACCTGCCACGGGACGGCAGTGAGCTGGGCGAGCTGGCCGCGCTGCTGGATGATACCTTTGGCAAGCTGGAGGCCTCCTTCGCCAGACAGGCACGCTTCACCTCGGACGCCGCCCACGAACTCCGCACGCCGCTGAGCGTGGTCATCTCCCAGGCGCAGATGGCCCTGCGCGGCGAACGCGAACCGGCTGAGTACCGCGAGATGTTCGAGGCCAGCCTCCGCGGAGCGAAGCGCATGCAGTCGCTCACGCAGGCACTGCTGGAACTCGCCCGGCTGGACAACGGCGCCGTCACCGCCGCCCGCACGCCGTGCGATCTCGCGGAGCTGGCGGAGGAAGCCATTTCCCTGGTCTCCGGTGCCGCGGAGGAACACGGCATCACCATCGTCCGTGATCTTTCCCCCGCACCCTGCCCCGCCGATTCCGAGTCCGTGCTGCGCGTCATCGTCAACCTGCTGAACAACGCCATCGCGCATGGCGGCTCGCCCGTCATCATCGCCACCTCCGCCACGGCGGACGCCGCCATCCTCACCGTCACCGACCGCGGCCCCGGCATCCCGGAAAAGCATCTGCCGCATCTCTTCGAGCGGTTCTACCGCGCGGATGAGTCCCGCAACCGGAAGACCGGCGGCACCGGCCTGGGCCTGGCCATCTGCAAGGCCATCACGGATGCGCACGGTGGCTCGCTGGCGGTGGCCAGTGTCATCGGAGATGGGACGGTGTTCACGGTGACGTTGCCGGTGGAGTAG
- a CDS encoding response regulator transcription factor, whose translation MRLLIVEDEPDLLQGLAKVLREEGYSVDLAEDGEEGLYKALETNYDAVILDIMLPVIDGLEVLRRLREKKETPVLMLTARSETPDRVAGLDRGADDYLGKPFDLDELLARLRALIRRAAGRASPSIAIGEVGIDPIARKVTRGGAEVVLTAREYAVLEFLGRHRGRVISRTELYEHVFDETDDTLSNLIDVHVSNLRKKLGHELITTRRGHGYCIE comes from the coding sequence ATGCGCCTGCTGATCGTCGAAGACGAACCCGACCTGCTCCAGGGTCTGGCCAAGGTGCTGCGGGAGGAAGGCTACTCCGTCGATCTGGCGGAGGACGGCGAGGAGGGCCTCTACAAGGCGCTGGAGACGAACTACGATGCCGTCATCCTGGACATCATGCTGCCGGTCATCGACGGCCTGGAGGTGCTGCGCCGCCTGCGGGAGAAGAAGGAAACGCCGGTGCTCATGCTCACCGCGCGGTCGGAGACACCGGACCGCGTCGCCGGGCTGGACCGCGGCGCGGACGACTACCTTGGAAAGCCCTTCGACCTCGACGAGCTGCTGGCCCGCCTGCGCGCCCTCATCCGCCGCGCCGCCGGACGCGCGTCGCCTTCCATCGCCATCGGCGAAGTGGGGATCGATCCCATCGCGCGGAAGGTCACGCGCGGCGGGGCGGAGGTCGTCCTCACGGCGCGGGAGTATGCCGTGCTGGAGTTCCTGGGCAGGCACCGCGGGCGCGTCATCTCCCGCACGGAACTCTACGAGCATGTCTTCGACGAGACGGATGACACGCTCTCCAACCTCATCGACGTCCACGTTTCCAACCTGCGGAAAAAGCTCGGCCACGAACTCATCACCACGCGCCGCGGCCACGGCTACTGCATCGAATGA